In the Deltaproteobacteria bacterium genome, one interval contains:
- the rfaQ gene encoding putative lipopolysaccharide heptosyltransferase III, whose product MVFNRILVIRLKHIGDVLLATPVFTALKEAWPNSLVSAVVRQGTEAMLTDNPSIDELLIVNSRPRQWWEPLSFALGLRRRRFDLVLELSGGDRGAIYTWLSGASQRLGFDNPGRPGWQRRYAFNLLLPRPPVRWHTVEQNLAAVQALGWQPQDTGLKFYWNGTVDHRVRELLEKHHLEDRGFVLMHPAARWLFKSWTASGYAQVIEVMEQDYQLPVVLTAAPEDRELNLVADIMRKVSVPTINLAGRLSLKELGALISHARLFLGVDSAPMHLAAAVGTPTVALFGPTGDYNWRPWGQGHVVIKKGWDCQPCGQDGCQGSKVSRCLTELTPAEVLAGVAQILGP is encoded by the coding sequence ATGGTTTTTAACCGCATCCTGGTCATCAGGCTTAAACACATCGGCGATGTCTTGCTCGCCACCCCGGTGTTTACCGCCTTGAAGGAAGCTTGGCCTAATAGCCTGGTCAGCGCGGTGGTGCGCCAGGGCACCGAGGCCATGCTGACCGATAACCCGAGTATCGATGAACTGCTGATCGTGAACTCCAGACCCCGGCAGTGGTGGGAGCCGCTCAGTTTTGCCCTAGGGCTGCGGCGACGGCGTTTTGATCTGGTGCTGGAGCTTTCCGGAGGCGACCGGGGGGCAATTTACACCTGGCTCAGCGGTGCTTCCCAACGCCTCGGTTTTGATAATCCGGGGCGTCCTGGCTGGCAGCGGCGTTATGCCTTTAACCTGCTCCTGCCCCGGCCGCCGGTGCGCTGGCATACCGTGGAGCAGAACCTGGCCGCGGTTCAGGCCCTGGGGTGGCAGCCCCAGGATACCGGGTTAAAATTTTATTGGAATGGCACGGTCGACCACCGAGTGCGAGAATTGCTGGAGAAGCATCATCTTGAGGATCGAGGCTTTGTTCTGATGCACCCCGCGGCCCGTTGGCTGTTTAAAAGTTGGACCGCCTCTGGTTATGCTCAGGTAATCGAGGTTATGGAACAGGACTATCAGTTACCGGTGGTGTTGACCGCCGCCCCAGAGGACCGGGAATTAAACCTGGTGGCGGACATCATGCGGAAAGTTTCGGTTCCGACCATTAACCTGGCGGGCCGCCTGTCTTTGAAAGAGTTAGGAGCCCTGATCTCCCATGCCCGGCTGTTTCTGGGGGTGGACAGCGCTCCCATGCATCTGGCCGCGGCAGTCGGCACCCCAACGGTGGCCCTGTTCGGTCCTACCGGCGATTATAATTGGCGGCCTTGGGGCCAAGGGCACGTGGTCATCAAAAAAGGCTGGGATTGTCAGCCCTGTGGTCAGGATGGCTGCCAGGGTTCGAAGGTCAGCCGCTGTCTGACCGAACTTACCCCGGCCGAGGTCTTGGCGGGCGTGGCGCAGATACTGGGGCCATGA